The following is a genomic window from Propionispora hippei DSM 15287.
CGTTGATGATATTTGATAAACATGCGAATTTAAAATATAAGTATGGAAACAGGCATTTTTGGTGCAAAGGATATTTTGTGGATACGGTGGGACGAAACAAAGAGGCAATAGCAAAATATATCCGAGAGCAGTTACAAGAAGATATAATTGTCGACCAGCTAAGTTTGAAGGAATTGACAGACCCGTTTACGGGTGAGCCCGTGAAAAAGTCATAAAAAGAGCCCCTTTAGGGGCTGACTGAAAAGGTTATGCGGTTGGCAGACTTTTTCAGTGAGTCTTGAGACTCAGCTAGTACCTTGCCCTTATAGGGCGTAATCAAGCCACCCGTTTTACGGGTGGTCCTGACTTAGCTGTTCTCATATTCGGGCGGTATTTCCGGCGCCCCGAAGCCCGAAGGAAATGCCATAGGCAATGGTATCGGCCATTTTCATCACCAGACTGAGCCGTGTGCTTTGCAGTACCAAATGCTCCATGAAGCCGCCTACATTAACGATGCCGGTAATATAGGCATGGCCGACCGGCGGGAGGTCCTTCTTTACGGCGGCGCCTGGTTTAACCGAGCCCTTGCCTAAGGATACATAGCCTACATTCTCGCTTTTGCCCAGGCAGGCATCTACGGCAATAATATAGGGGTCGACAAAGCTTGTGGTGATCTGCTGAATGACGTCTTGCAGATTGGTGGCATGAACCGGTTGATCCAAGGTACCGAAAATATGGGGATGCAAATTGAGGGAACGCAGCTTGGTGCCTGTTAAGGGACCGAGCGAGTCACCGGTGGAACGGTCGGTGCCAATGCAAAGGACGATGACATTTTGGTGAGTTTCCTGGCTTTCCTGCAGCAGGTTGCGGATATTCATCGCAATCGTGTAGGTAGCGGTAGGGTCCTGGACATTGCACTTGCATTCAGTGGAAGGTTGCGGCAGTCGAAAAACTTTATTTAGCATAGGCGCTCCTCATTAGGTAATTTGCTATCAGTATATGTATGGTATTTATTTCTTATACAGGAGAAAGGCAATTTATACTAAATTTTATATACATACAGTCTGAAGCAGGAACGTCGTATGTTTAAATTAAACTGTATACCGAAAAACAATTCAATACATTGTTAAACTTATTCATACAAAAGTTCATCCGGAAAGTACAGGAATACTATGAAACATGGATATGTGTAAAAGGTGCGGGGAGTGGCAAGGGATGAATAAATATTCATATATCAGAAGGATAATAACTCTGCTAAGCCTGGAAATATAGGATTTATCAGAATAAACTTTATTTTAATATGCATATTGACAGCATAACATTTCGTTTTTATAATAAGGATAGCATTATATAGTACTGTGCTGATAATAGACACAGTTTTAAGGAGTGTGCCTAGGGTTCCGCGTCTTGGCGGTCTGGACCGAGCGGCACAGGTGCAGCGTGGCACCTTGCATAAGGTTAGCGCTGTGCTACACCGTTGGTATAAAAAACCCGGCGGAAGGTCCTGGAAAACAAGTTCCGGTACTTTTCGCAGGGGTTTATTTTTTTATGCTTTATTTTTATTTATGGGAGAGGTGGAATACCTATGTGCCGAATTGGTGCTATTAAGAGCAAAGTGCCGTTTCATCCTTCTGATGCATTGTATTTAATGCTGCCTCAACAGGAAGGACATGATAATTCCGGGTTTGCCATGGTGATGCAGGATCTGGACGGAATGTTTGCCAAGTACAAGGATAAGCCCTTATTATCGCTGGCCTGTACGCAAAAGGGAGCCAAGCTGGTGGAGGACTATATGGAAGCGCACGATTTCCAGCCTGTATATGAATGGATTCCGCGGGGCAACCGTCAGCCGGGACTGGATATTAAGGCCATGCCGTATTATATCTTCCGGGCTTATGATTATCCGGAACATTTCAGCGGCGCCAGCCAGAAGGAAAAGGAAGAGCTGCTCTTAGACGTGCGGCTGGCTTTACGCGCTATTTTAGAAAAAGACAATCAGGGCTATGCCTACTCTTTCTGGCCTGATGTATTGACCTTGAAAGAAATCGGCGATCCCCGCGATATTGCCACCTATTTCAAGCTATGGGACAAGAATGACAGCCTGCTGGCTAAGAACATTGTGGTGCAATGCAGGCAGAACACCAACTATGATATTGTCCGCTACGCGGCGCATCCGTTCTTTCTGCAGGGTTATACCCTGTGTGCCAATGGTGAGAATACCTTTTATACCAAGAACAAGGAATACCAGAAATCACTGCACCGGGGCTATATCGGTTTTGAATCGGACTCGCAAAACTTCTTATATACGCTGCATTATGTGTTGCATGAACTGAAGTGGCCTATTAAGTACTATAAACATGTCATTACACCGCTGCCCTTTGACGAAATCGAACAGCGTCCCGATAAGGCCGAGCTTACGGCCATCAGGCAATCTTTGGGGCATTTGGAGATAAACGGACCGAATACGATTATTGCCCTGCTGCCAGACGGGAATATGATGACCTGCTGTGATTCCAAAAAATTGCGGCCTGTTGTTGTCGGCGGTGATGATACGACGATGGCGATTGCCTCGGAAGTCTGCGGTTTGAACGTTATTCTGCCCAACCGCAATAAAGAGGCCGATATTTACCCGAATGAACGCGAAGTCGTTGTCATTACGGAAGACTTGGAGGTGCAGCGATGGAAACAGTAAGAACCCAGGACGTGACTGTCAATGATTTGCCCTGGAAAATCGAATACTCCACCGAACGGTGTACCATGTGCGGCAGTTGCGTGGCTGCCTGCACATTTAATGCGATTGAGGCTACAGTCGAACGCCGCTCGA
Proteins encoded in this region:
- the yyaC gene encoding spore protease YyaC, with product MLNKVFRLPQPSTECKCNVQDPTATYTIAMNIRNLLQESQETHQNVIVLCIGTDRSTGDSLGPLTGTKLRSLNLHPHIFGTLDQPVHATNLQDVIQQITTSFVDPYIIAVDACLGKSENVGYVSLGKGSVKPGAAVKKDLPPVGHAYITGIVNVGGFMEHLVLQSTRLSLVMKMADTIAYGISFGLRGAGNTARI
- a CDS encoding class II glutamine amidotransferase domain-containing protein gives rise to the protein MCRIGAIKSKVPFHPSDALYLMLPQQEGHDNSGFAMVMQDLDGMFAKYKDKPLLSLACTQKGAKLVEDYMEAHDFQPVYEWIPRGNRQPGLDIKAMPYYIFRAYDYPEHFSGASQKEKEELLLDVRLALRAILEKDNQGYAYSFWPDVLTLKEIGDPRDIATYFKLWDKNDSLLAKNIVVQCRQNTNYDIVRYAAHPFFLQGYTLCANGENTFYTKNKEYQKSLHRGYIGFESDSQNFLYTLHYVLHELKWPIKYYKHVITPLPFDEIEQRPDKAELTAIRQSLGHLEINGPNTIIALLPDGNMMTCCDSKKLRPVVVGGDDTTMAIASEVCGLNVILPNRNKEADIYPNEREVVVITEDLEVQRWKQ
- a CDS encoding transposase, which gives rise to LMIFDKHANLKYKYGNRHFWCKGYFVDTVGRNKEAIAKYIREQLQEDIIVDQLSLKELTDPFTGEPVKKS